Proteins encoded together in one Cicer arietinum cultivar CDC Frontier isolate Library 1 chromosome 4, Cicar.CDCFrontier_v2.0, whole genome shotgun sequence window:
- the LOC101512501 gene encoding GABA transporter 1-like isoform X2, which yields MIVIIFFNFMSTILKGFWGYWSIALFQQVASLGNNIAIQIAAGSSLKAAYKHYHADGKLSLQHFIIFFGIVELLLSQLPNIHSLRWINALCTFSTIGFAATTIGVTIYNGKKIDRTSVSYSLQGSSASKSFKAFNALGTIAFSFGDAMLPEIQNTVKEPAKNNMYKSISAAYTVIVLTYWQLAFCGYWAFGSQVQPYILASLSIPKWTVVMANLFAAIQICGCFQIYCRPTYAYFEGRMMSNKSTNHFPLRIQLIRLLFTSIYMILVTLIAAAMPFFGDFVSICGAIGFTPLDFVFPALAYLKAGNIVKNSKLGLLMKPLNILIAIWFSIVAILGCIGAVRSIVEDIKNYKFFHDM from the exons ATgattgttataatattcttcaaTTTCATGTCAACCATTCTTAAAGGATTCTGGGGGTACTGGTCTATTGCCTTATTCCAGCAGGTAGCTTCTCTGGGAAACAACATTGCTATCCAGATTGCAGCTGGTAGCAGCCTTAAG GCAGCTTACAAGCATTATCACGCAGATGGAAAATTGTCCCtacaacattttattattttttttggaatcGTTGAACTATTGCTCTCTCAACTTCCTAATATTCACTCACTAAGATGGATAAATGCATTGTGCACTTTTAGCACAATTGGATTTGCTGCTACAACCATTGGTGTTACCATTTACAATG GGAAGAAGATTGACAGAACATCAGTAAGTTATAGTTTGCAAGGTAGTTCTGCATCAAAGTCCTTCAAAGCCTTCAATGCCCTCGGGACCATCGCATTTTCATTTGGCGATGCAATGCTTCCAGAAATACAG AATACAGTGAAAGAACCTGCAAAGAACAATATGTACAAAAGCATATCAGCAGCATACACTGTGATTGTTTTGACTTATTGGCAGCTAGCCTTCTGTGGATATTGGGCTTTTGGATCACAAGTCCAACCTTACATTTTAGCTTCTCTATCTATTCCAAAATGGACTGTAGTTATGGCAAATTTATTTGCAGCTATTCAAATATGTGGATGCTTTCAG ATTTATTGCAGACCAACATATGCTTATTTTGAGGGAAGGATGATGTCCAACAAATCAACCAATCACTTTCCCTTGAGAATTCAACTGATAAGACTTTTATTTACTTCCATATACATGATTCTTGTTACACTTATTGCTGCAGCTATGCCTTTTTTTGGGGATTTTGTTTCCATTTGTGGGGCAATTGGGTTTACTCCTTTGGACTTTGTGTTTCCTGCTTTAGCATACCTTAAAGCTGGGAACATAGTCAAGAACTCCAAACTTGGCCTTTTGATGAAGCCACTCAATATTTTAATAGCTATATGGTTTTCAATTGTTGCTATCTTGGGTTGCATTGGTGCAGTAAGGTCCATAGTGGAAGATATCAAGAACTACAAATTCTTCCATGATATGTAA
- the LOC101505105 gene encoding PRA1 family protein D-like, which yields MSSITPTPTSPLTPRANTPSNYPTRRPWDNFFSLQTFTTPYSIAEATHRLKRNLNHFRVNYTTILLFILFLSLLWHPLSLIVFLAIFAAWFFLFFYRNHPVVILRCTIDDRILLAALSTLTVVALVFTGVWLNVLVSILVGAAVVVLHAAFRSTEDLYSDEVDIFDGGLLSVVGNSFTAKRTGYTRIS from the coding sequence ATGTCTTCCATTACCCCAACTCCAACTTCCCCACTCACCCCACGCGCCAACACACCCTCCAACTACCCCACGCGCCGTCCATGGGACAACTTCTTCTCCCTCCAAACCTTCACGACCCCTTACTCCATCGCCGAAGCCACCCACCGCCTGAAGCGCAACCTTAACCATTTCCGCGTTAACTACACCACCATTCTCCTCTTCATTCTCTTCCTCAGCCTTCTCTGGCACCCCCTCTCTCTCATCGTCTTCCTCGCCATCTTCGCCGCCTggttcttcctcttcttctacCGAAACCACCCCGTCGTCATTCTCCGCTGCACAATCGACGACCGTATCCTCCTCGCCGCACTATCGACGCTCACTGTCGTCGCCCTCGTTTTCACCGGCGTCTGGCTCAATGTCTTGGTGTCGATTCTCGTCGGCGCCGCGGTGGTTGTGTTGCATGCGGCTTTTCGAAGCACTGAGGATTTGTATTCAGATGAAGTTGATATCTTCGATGGAGGATTGCTTTCGGTTGTTGGTAATAGCTTCACCGCCAAGCGAACAGGGTACACTAGGATATCGtaa
- the LOC101505428 gene encoding histone-binding protein MSI1-like, which translates to MSDDSSEILSGVTSVCDGNSFSNSFPNTYTSDSSSDSESDDEVQMNVEAQREELNVEERIMLEEYKIWKNNCPHLYDLILTHTLEWPSLTVQWLPDYHQPEGKDYTVQRFILGTRTNENYPNYLMLAEFRLPLPDSEEGEEDWDSTNQQNGVFESSDDKIRIVKMITHKDEVNMARYMPQNPSIIATKTGSEEVFVFDTDKHRSRAYHCNPDLRLFGHDNEGFSLSWNIFKPGQLISGGDDSLICLWDINAPPTNKTLEANRVFKVNNDCVEEVAWHMKNENLFGSVGGNNLHIWDTRSASSNHPAETCIAHPNTVNCLAFNPLNEWTVITGSSDTNVKLWDLRKIGSGCVHTFHCNSGEVFNVEWNKKEEYIFGSGCHGRRVMVWDIDRIGQEQTPMDAEDGPPELLFVHGGHTGLISDISWNPSDEWLLASVADDNIIHIWNMSEGIYKEYDDDYE; encoded by the exons ATGAGTGACGACTCAAGTGAGATATTGAGTGGGGTCACAAGTGTTTGTGATGGTaactcattttcaaattcatttccaAATACTTATACTAGTGATAGTAGTAGTGATTCTGAGTCTGATGATGAAGTTcaaatgaatgttgaagctCAAAGAGAAGAACTTAATGTGGAGGAAAGGATAATGTTAGAGGAGTATAAAATTTGGAAGAATAATTGTCCTCATCTTTACGATTTAATTTTAACTCACACACTTGAATGGCCATCCCTCACTGTTCAATGGCTTCCGGATTACCACCAACCAGAAGGCAAAGACTATACCGTCCAGAGGTTCATTTTGGGAACTCGCACCAATGAAAACTACCCAAATTATCTCATGTTGGCTGAGTTCCGACTTCCCCTCCCAGATTCTGAAGAGGGCGAGGAGGACTGGGACTCAACCAATCAACAAAACGGAGTGTTTGAGAGTTCTGATGATAAGATTAGAATTGTCAAAATGATCACCCATAAAGATGAGGTTAATATGGCTCGTTATATGCCTCAAAACCCTTCCATCATTGCAACTAAAACAGGTAGTGAGGAGGTTTTTGTGTTTGACACCGACAAACACCGCTCTAGGGCTTATCATTGTAACCCTGATCTAAGGTTGTTTGGTCATGATAATGAAGGGTTTTCTTTATCTTGGAACATATTCAAACCTGGACAATTGATTAGTGGTGGTGATGATTCTTTAATTTGTTTGTGGGATATTAATGCCCCTCCCACAAACAAAACCCTAGAAGCCAATAGAGTTTTCAAG gTTAATAATGATTGTGTGGAAGAAGTAGCTTGGCATATGAAGAACGAAAATTTGTTTGGTTCAGTTGGAGGTAATAATTTACATATATGGGATACTAGATCAGCATCAAGTAATCATCCAGCTGAAACATGTATTGCTCATCCAAACACTGTTAACTGTTTAGCTTTCAATCCATTGAACGAATGGACGGTGATTACTGGTTCATCAGATACAAATGTGAAACTATGGGATTTGAGAAAGATAGGTTCTGGTTGTGTTCACACATTTCATTGCAACAGCGGTGAGGTTTTCAATGTTGAATGGAATAAAAAGGAAGAGTATATTTTTGGTTCTGGTTGTCATGGAAGAAGAGTGATGGTTTGGGATATTGATAGGATTGGTCAAGAACAGACACCTATGGATGCTGAAGATGGTCCTCCTGAATTGCTTTTTGTTCATGGTGGTCATACAGGCTTAATATCTGACATTTCTTGGAATCCTTCTGATGAATGGCTTCTTGCTAGTGTTGCTGATGataatattattcatatttggAATATGTCTGAGGGTATTTACAAAGAATATGATGATgattatgagtaa